A genomic window from Rhizobiaceae bacterium includes:
- a CDS encoding SMP-30/gluconolactonase/LRE family protein, translated as MSAADYQILDPRFARLFNSNANVEKLYTGCRWAEGAAWFAAGRYLVWSDIPNNRMMRYDETDGSVSVFRHPCGNSNGNTVDRQGRLVTCEHQGRRVSRTEHDGTVTTIADRWNGKRLNSPNDVVVRSDSSIWFSDPAYGIETDYEGDKAESEIGACHVYRVDPASGAVVAVITDMVRPNGLAFSVDERTLYVSDTGRTHGANNPANIRAYEVSADGGSVSGGREFAACTAGLFDGFRLDTEGRIWTSAGDGIHCYDPDGTLIGKILVPEVVANCVFGGVKRNVLYICGTTSLYAVRVMVNGNKTY; from the coding sequence ATGTCCGCAGCCGACTACCAGATACTGGACCCGCGCTTCGCGCGCCTGTTCAACTCCAATGCCAATGTCGAAAAACTCTACACCGGCTGCCGCTGGGCGGAGGGAGCCGCCTGGTTCGCCGCCGGGCGCTACCTTGTGTGGTCCGACATCCCGAACAACCGCATGATGCGCTACGACGAGACGGACGGCTCGGTGAGCGTGTTCCGCCACCCCTGCGGCAACAGCAACGGCAACACGGTCGACCGCCAGGGACGGCTCGTCACCTGCGAGCATCAGGGCCGCAGGGTGAGCCGCACCGAGCATGACGGCACGGTCACCACCATCGCCGACCGCTGGAACGGCAAGCGGCTGAACTCGCCGAACGACGTGGTGGTCCGCTCGGACAGCTCGATCTGGTTCAGCGACCCGGCCTATGGCATCGAGACGGACTATGAGGGCGACAAGGCCGAAAGCGAGATCGGCGCCTGCCATGTGTACCGCGTCGATCCGGCAAGCGGCGCGGTCGTGGCGGTGATCACCGACATGGTCAGGCCGAACGGCCTCGCCTTTTCGGTAGACGAGCGCACGCTCTACGTCTCCGACACGGGCCGCACGCACGGCGCAAACAATCCGGCGAACATTCGCGCCTACGAGGTTTCAGCCGATGGCGGCAGCGTGTCGGGCGGCAGGGAGTTCGCGGCCTGCACGGCGGGTCTGTTCGACGGCTTCCGCCTCGACACCGAAGGGCGCATCTGGACCAGCGCCGGAGACGGCATCCACTGCTACGACCCCGACGGAACGCTGATCGGCAAGATCCTCGTGCCGGAGGTCGTCGCCAATTGCGTCTTTGGCGGTGTCAAGCGCAACGTGCTCTACATCTGCGGCACGACATCGCTTTATGCCGTGCGCGTCATGGTCAACGGCAACAAGACCTATTGA
- a CDS encoding alpha/beta fold hydrolase, with product MKLKKTGTAAVLFATMLAIGTAQSHAQDRKPFSVIDQGSFYVGGTMVRAGGTYDPSKEIDKGNKLGVVAGRSDDGSTFWKDQMYVQYQIPENPRKYPLVFVHGGAGTGAVWESTADGREGYQTIFVRRGYPVYIVDAPRRGRSGFPTFNGPFGTLEGKEVISNETRRVGLEYAWSRWRIGPKPGEVFPNQAMPADDDSVQQFMLHVVPDLERDPDVVVDDIVKLLEKIGPAILVTHSEAGTYGWMAAMRSPNVAGIISFEPSYMFPKDEMPEPIPLYKGESRVGVPVTAEQFASLTKMPIDVFYGDNIPDQPVPDLLADGRRADRTISHLFVKALNDKGGDASVVELPKMGITGNSHFMFADKNNERIADEMEAFLGAKGLDAR from the coding sequence ATGAAGCTCAAGAAAACCGGAACCGCAGCGGTTCTGTTTGCAACGATGCTGGCGATCGGCACTGCGCAGTCGCATGCGCAGGACAGGAAGCCGTTCAGCGTGATCGACCAGGGGAGCTTCTATGTGGGAGGCACGATGGTCCGCGCAGGCGGCACCTACGATCCTTCAAAGGAAATCGACAAGGGCAACAAGCTGGGCGTGGTTGCCGGGCGTTCCGATGACGGCAGCACCTTCTGGAAGGACCAGATGTATGTCCAGTACCAGATACCGGAAAACCCGCGCAAATATCCGCTGGTGTTTGTGCATGGCGGCGCCGGGACGGGTGCGGTCTGGGAAAGCACGGCTGACGGGCGCGAGGGCTATCAGACCATCTTCGTGCGGCGTGGATATCCGGTGTATATCGTTGATGCCCCGCGGCGAGGCCGCTCGGGTTTTCCGACCTTCAACGGCCCCTTCGGCACGCTCGAAGGCAAGGAGGTCATTTCGAACGAAACACGCAGGGTCGGCCTCGAATATGCGTGGTCGAGATGGCGTATCGGGCCGAAGCCGGGAGAAGTTTTTCCAAACCAGGCGATGCCCGCCGACGATGACAGCGTCCAGCAGTTCATGCTGCATGTCGTGCCGGACCTCGAGCGCGATCCCGATGTCGTGGTGGACGATATCGTCAAGCTGTTGGAAAAGATCGGCCCGGCGATTCTCGTGACGCATTCGGAAGCCGGCACATATGGATGGATGGCGGCGATGCGGTCCCCGAACGTCGCCGGCATCATTTCCTTCGAGCCGAGCTATATGTTTCCGAAGGATGAAATGCCCGAACCGATACCGCTCTATAAAGGCGAGTCCCGCGTCGGCGTTCCGGTCACAGCCGAGCAGTTCGCAAGCCTGACCAAAATGCCCATCGACGTGTTCTATGGCGACAACATCCCGGACCAGCCCGTGCCGGACCTGCTTGCCGACGGCCGGCGCGCTGACCGCACGATCTCCCACCTCTTCGTCAAGGCGCTGAACGACAAGGGCGGCGACGCGTCGGTGGTCGAATTGCCGAAAATGGGCATTACCGGCAATTCGCATTTCATGTTCGCCGACAAGAACAACGAACGGATCGCCGATGAGATGGAAGCGTTCCTGGGCGCGAAGGGGCTCGACGCGCGCTAG
- a CDS encoding AbrB family transcriptional regulator has product MKRSSAKTLTIARTAAGYAAATACGYAASLAHVPLAWLLGPLLLAAGLSVCGVALAAPQSLRRAGQVIIGCTAGLNVTASVAAGLLGWIPVMVVTTLFAILVSGILSPVFGALARVDDRTSFFALMPGGLAEMGNIGIAVGARMEPIALVHTLRIAVVVFTIPPLLARDARLVPTASLLHLDYGMAAAVIGFGALGAAAVSLVRINNPWMIGALVSTAVLAVTGVVEGRMPALLFAAGQILLGYNIGTRFKREILLRLPRVAIFGAVSNFVLLLVMAGYALCLSYLLDIDPATAILVSSPGGISEMTSTAQAMHLPVALVTAFHVVRSVLVNGFATHFWGAFERSGYIAFARNLMGRPSDPV; this is encoded by the coding sequence TTGAAACGTTCCAGCGCAAAGACACTGACAATCGCGCGCACGGCGGCAGGTTACGCCGCTGCCACTGCCTGCGGTTATGCGGCGAGCCTCGCGCATGTGCCGCTTGCCTGGCTGCTCGGCCCGCTGCTGCTCGCCGCGGGCCTTTCGGTCTGCGGCGTCGCCCTTGCCGCGCCGCAGTCGCTGCGCCGCGCCGGCCAGGTCATCATCGGCTGCACGGCGGGGCTGAACGTCACCGCTTCCGTCGCCGCCGGGCTGCTGGGCTGGATTCCCGTGATGGTCGTCACCACACTCTTCGCGATCCTCGTCTCCGGCATATTGAGCCCGGTTTTCGGCGCGCTGGCACGCGTCGACGACAGGACTTCGTTCTTCGCCCTGATGCCGGGCGGACTTGCGGAAATGGGCAATATCGGCATCGCGGTCGGTGCGCGCATGGAACCCATCGCTTTGGTCCATACGCTGCGCATTGCCGTCGTCGTGTTCACCATTCCGCCGCTGCTGGCGAGGGACGCACGGCTCGTTCCCACCGCCTCATTGCTTCATCTCGACTATGGCATGGCCGCCGCCGTGATCGGCTTCGGTGCGCTTGGCGCGGCTGCCGTCAGCCTGGTGCGCATCAACAATCCCTGGATGATCGGCGCGCTGGTCTCGACCGCCGTTCTGGCCGTCACGGGCGTGGTCGAGGGGCGCATGCCCGCGCTGCTGTTCGCCGCGGGCCAAATCCTGTTGGGTTATAATATCGGCACCCGCTTCAAGCGCGAAATCCTGCTGCGCCTGCCGCGCGTGGCGATCTTCGGCGCGGTGTCCAATTTCGTGCTGCTGCTGGTGATGGCGGGATATGCGCTGTGCCTGTCATACCTGCTCGACATCGACCCTGCCACGGCCATACTGGTTTCCTCGCCGGGTGGCATTTCCGAGATGACAAGCACCGCGCAGGCCATGCACCTGCCGGTTGCGCTGGTCACTGCTTTCCATGTGGTGCGCTCCGTGCTGGTGAACGGCTTCGCCACGCATTTCTGGGGGGCATTCGAGCGAAGCGGCTACATCGCTTTTGCCCGCAACCTGATGGGGCGTCCGTCCGACCCGGTCTGA